One window of the Bos indicus isolate NIAB-ARS_2022 breed Sahiwal x Tharparkar chromosome 15, NIAB-ARS_B.indTharparkar_mat_pri_1.0, whole genome shotgun sequence genome contains the following:
- the LOC109569766 gene encoding olfactory receptor 51E1 isoform X1, with the protein MTVPNGTLVQPACFLLPIPAWHWLQLSFFTMVGPNGNESSATYFILIGLPGLEEAQFWLAFPLCSLYLIAVLGNLTIIYIVRTEHSLHEPMYIFLCMLSGLDVLISTSSMPKMMAIFWFNSTTIQFDACLLQMFAIHSLSGMESTVLLAMAFDRYVAICHPLRHATVLTLPRVTKIGMAAVVRGVALMAPLPVFIKRLPFCRSNILSHSYCLHQDVMKLACADIHVNIIYGLIVIISAIGLDSLLISLSYLLILKTVLGLTREAQAKAFGTCVSHVCAVFIFYVPFIGLSMVHRFGKQHDSLLPVILANTYLLVPPVLNPIVYGVKTKEIRQRILRLFHVTTHTLDP; encoded by the exons ATGACTGTGCCAAATGGAACTCTGGTCCAGCCAGCGTGCTTCCTGCTG CCTATACCTGCCTGGCACTGGTTGCAGCTCAGCTTCTTCACAATGGTGGGTCCCAATGGCAATGAATCCAGTGCCACATATTTCATCCTAATAGGCCTGCCAGGCTTGGAAGAAGCTCAGTTCTGGCTGGCCTTCCCATTGTGTTCCCTCTACCTTATTGCTGTGCTAGGTAACTTGACGATCATCTACATCGTGCGGACGGAGCACAGTCTTCATGAACCCATGTACATCTTTCTTTGCATGCTTTCTGGCCTTGATGTTCTCATCTCCACCTCATCCATGCCCAAAATGATGGCCATCTTCTGGTTCAACTCCACTACCATCCAGTTTGACGCTTGTCTATTACAGATGTTTGCCATCCACTCTTTATCTGGCATGGAGTCCACAGTGCTGCTGGCCATGGCctttgaccgctatgtggccatctgccacccacTACGCCATGCCACTGTGCTAACACTGCCTCGTGTAACCAAGATTGGCATGGCTGCTGTGGTGCGGGGGGTTGCACTTATGGCACCCCTGCCTGTCTTCATCAAAAGGCTACCCTTCTGCCGCTCCAATATCCTTTCCCATTCCTACTGCCTGCACCAAGATGTCATGAAGCTGGCCTGTGCTGACATCCACGTCAATATCATCTATGGCCTCATCGTCATCATCTCAGCCATTGGCCTGGACTCACTTCTCATCTCTTTGTCATATCTGCTTATCCTCAAGACTGTGTTGGGCTTGACACGTGAAGCCCAGGCAAAAGCATTTGGTACATGTGTCTCTCATGTGTGTGCTGTTTTCATATTCTATGTGCCTTTCATTGGATTGTCTATGGTGCACCGGTTTGGCAAGCAGCATGACTCCCTCCTGCCTGTCATCCTGGCCAACACCTACCTGCTTGTTCCCCCCGTGCTCAACCCTATTGTCTACGGAGTGAAGACAAAGGAGATCCGACAGCGCATCCTTCGTCTTTTTCATGTGACCACCCACACTTTGGATCCCTAA
- the LOC109569766 gene encoding olfactory receptor 51D1 isoform X4, which produces MTVPNGTLVQPACFLLVGIPGLGPDTHFWLALPLCCMYALASLGNLAIILIIRVERRLHEPMYLFLAMLSTIDLVLSSVTMPKMVSLFLTGVQEIEFNACLAQMFLIHALSAMESAILLAMAFDHFVAICHPLWHASVLTRPMVAKIGLAALTRGFVLFFPLPFILKQLSYCRKHTVTHSFCLHQDIMKLSCTDTTVNVVYRLFIILSVMGVDSLFIGFSYILILRAVLELSSQGAALKAFNTCISHLCAVLVFYMPLIGLSVVHRLSGPTSLLHVIMANIYLLLPPVVNPIVYGAKTKEIRSRVFHIFSQNGR; this is translated from the coding sequence ATGACTGTGCCAAATGGAACTCTGGTCCAGCCAGCGTGCTTCCTGCTGGTGGGCATCCCTGGCCTGGGACCTGACACCCACTTTTGGCTGGCTCTCCCACTGTGTTGTATGTATGCCTTGGCCAGCCTGGGCAACCTAGCCATTATCCTCATCATCCGTGTGGAAAGGCGCCTGCATGAGCCCATGTACCTCTTCCTGGCCATGCTTTCCACCATTGACCTAGTTCTCTCCTCCGTCACCATGCCCAAGATGGTCAGCCTCTTCCTGACAGGTGTCCAGGAGATCGAGTTCAATGCCTGTCTGGCCCAGATGTTCCTTATCCATGCTCTGTCAGCCATGGAGTCAGCTATTCTGCTGGCCATGGCATTTGACCACTttgtggccatctgccaccccctgTGGCATGCTTCTGTACTCACAAGGCCTATGGTTGCCAAAATTGGACTAGCTGCCCTGACCAGAGGGTTTGTACTCTTCTTTCCCCTGCCCTTCATCCTGAAGCAGCTGTCATACTGCCGGAAGCACACTGTCACACACTCCTTCTGTCTGCACCAAGATATTATGAAGCTGTCCTGTACTGACACCACGGTCAATGTGGTGTACAGGCTCTTTATCATCCTCTCGGTCATGGGCGTCGACTCCCTCTTCATTGGCTTCTCCTATATCCTCATCCTGAGGGCTGTGTTGGAGCTCTCCTCTCAGGGGGCAGCACTCAAAGCTTTCAACACCTGCATCTCccatctctgtgctgtgctggtcTTCTACATGCCCCTGATTGGGCTCTCCGTGGTGCACAGGCTGAGTGGCCCCACTTCCCTGCTCCATGTGATTATGGCTAATATCTATCTACTGCTGCCACCTGTGGTTAACCCTATAGTCTATGGAGCCAAAACCAAGGAGATTCGTTCTCGAGTCTTCCATATATTCTCACAGAATGGCAGGTGA
- the LOC109569766 gene encoding olfactory receptor 51E1 isoform X2, which yields MEESDSGSREPIPAWHWLQLSFFTMVGPNGNESSATYFILIGLPGLEEAQFWLAFPLCSLYLIAVLGNLTIIYIVRTEHSLHEPMYIFLCMLSGLDVLISTSSMPKMMAIFWFNSTTIQFDACLLQMFAIHSLSGMESTVLLAMAFDRYVAICHPLRHATVLTLPRVTKIGMAAVVRGVALMAPLPVFIKRLPFCRSNILSHSYCLHQDVMKLACADIHVNIIYGLIVIISAIGLDSLLISLSYLLILKTVLGLTREAQAKAFGTCVSHVCAVFIFYVPFIGLSMVHRFGKQHDSLLPVILANTYLLVPPVLNPIVYGVKTKEIRQRILRLFHVTTHTLDP from the exons ATGGAAGAATCTGATTCTGGAAGCAGGGAG CCTATACCTGCCTGGCACTGGTTGCAGCTCAGCTTCTTCACAATGGTGGGTCCCAATGGCAATGAATCCAGTGCCACATATTTCATCCTAATAGGCCTGCCAGGCTTGGAAGAAGCTCAGTTCTGGCTGGCCTTCCCATTGTGTTCCCTCTACCTTATTGCTGTGCTAGGTAACTTGACGATCATCTACATCGTGCGGACGGAGCACAGTCTTCATGAACCCATGTACATCTTTCTTTGCATGCTTTCTGGCCTTGATGTTCTCATCTCCACCTCATCCATGCCCAAAATGATGGCCATCTTCTGGTTCAACTCCACTACCATCCAGTTTGACGCTTGTCTATTACAGATGTTTGCCATCCACTCTTTATCTGGCATGGAGTCCACAGTGCTGCTGGCCATGGCctttgaccgctatgtggccatctgccacccacTACGCCATGCCACTGTGCTAACACTGCCTCGTGTAACCAAGATTGGCATGGCTGCTGTGGTGCGGGGGGTTGCACTTATGGCACCCCTGCCTGTCTTCATCAAAAGGCTACCCTTCTGCCGCTCCAATATCCTTTCCCATTCCTACTGCCTGCACCAAGATGTCATGAAGCTGGCCTGTGCTGACATCCACGTCAATATCATCTATGGCCTCATCGTCATCATCTCAGCCATTGGCCTGGACTCACTTCTCATCTCTTTGTCATATCTGCTTATCCTCAAGACTGTGTTGGGCTTGACACGTGAAGCCCAGGCAAAAGCATTTGGTACATGTGTCTCTCATGTGTGTGCTGTTTTCATATTCTATGTGCCTTTCATTGGATTGTCTATGGTGCACCGGTTTGGCAAGCAGCATGACTCCCTCCTGCCTGTCATCCTGGCCAACACCTACCTGCTTGTTCCCCCCGTGCTCAACCCTATTGTCTACGGAGTGAAGACAAAGGAGATCCGACAGCGCATCCTTCGTCTTTTTCATGTGACCACCCACACTTTGGATCCCTAA
- the LOC109569766 gene encoding olfactory receptor 51E1 isoform X3, with protein MVGPNGNESSATYFILIGLPGLEEAQFWLAFPLCSLYLIAVLGNLTIIYIVRTEHSLHEPMYIFLCMLSGLDVLISTSSMPKMMAIFWFNSTTIQFDACLLQMFAIHSLSGMESTVLLAMAFDRYVAICHPLRHATVLTLPRVTKIGMAAVVRGVALMAPLPVFIKRLPFCRSNILSHSYCLHQDVMKLACADIHVNIIYGLIVIISAIGLDSLLISLSYLLILKTVLGLTREAQAKAFGTCVSHVCAVFIFYVPFIGLSMVHRFGKQHDSLLPVILANTYLLVPPVLNPIVYGVKTKEIRQRILRLFHVTTHTLDP; from the coding sequence ATGGTGGGTCCCAATGGCAATGAATCCAGTGCCACATATTTCATCCTAATAGGCCTGCCAGGCTTGGAAGAAGCTCAGTTCTGGCTGGCCTTCCCATTGTGTTCCCTCTACCTTATTGCTGTGCTAGGTAACTTGACGATCATCTACATCGTGCGGACGGAGCACAGTCTTCATGAACCCATGTACATCTTTCTTTGCATGCTTTCTGGCCTTGATGTTCTCATCTCCACCTCATCCATGCCCAAAATGATGGCCATCTTCTGGTTCAACTCCACTACCATCCAGTTTGACGCTTGTCTATTACAGATGTTTGCCATCCACTCTTTATCTGGCATGGAGTCCACAGTGCTGCTGGCCATGGCctttgaccgctatgtggccatctgccacccacTACGCCATGCCACTGTGCTAACACTGCCTCGTGTAACCAAGATTGGCATGGCTGCTGTGGTGCGGGGGGTTGCACTTATGGCACCCCTGCCTGTCTTCATCAAAAGGCTACCCTTCTGCCGCTCCAATATCCTTTCCCATTCCTACTGCCTGCACCAAGATGTCATGAAGCTGGCCTGTGCTGACATCCACGTCAATATCATCTATGGCCTCATCGTCATCATCTCAGCCATTGGCCTGGACTCACTTCTCATCTCTTTGTCATATCTGCTTATCCTCAAGACTGTGTTGGGCTTGACACGTGAAGCCCAGGCAAAAGCATTTGGTACATGTGTCTCTCATGTGTGTGCTGTTTTCATATTCTATGTGCCTTTCATTGGATTGTCTATGGTGCACCGGTTTGGCAAGCAGCATGACTCCCTCCTGCCTGTCATCCTGGCCAACACCTACCTGCTTGTTCCCCCCGTGCTCAACCCTATTGTCTACGGAGTGAAGACAAAGGAGATCCGACAGCGCATCCTTCGTCTTTTTCATGTGACCACCCACACTTTGGATCCCTAA